A single window of Aspergillus flavus chromosome 4, complete sequence DNA harbors:
- a CDS encoding putative apses transcription factor — MAGVDFSKIYSATYSSVPVYEFKLDGESVMRRRGDDWINATHILKVAGFDKPARTRILEREVQKGVHEKVQGGYGKYQGTWIPLPEGRMLAERNNIIDKLRPIFDYVAGDRSPPPAPKHTSAASKPRAQKNAAANRRVVHEEVFSAVKPHRSMGPPSFTHEQYEMNPGFDEDESIEQATLESSSMVADEEMMHITQNGNYPRKRKRGMNEVTAMSISEQEHILYGDQLLDYFMTVGDAPEATRIPPPEPPANFQVDRSIDDSGNTALHWACAMGDLEIVKDLLRRGADVKTLSVHEETPLVRAVLFTNNYEKRTFPPLLDLLLDTVSFRDWFGATIFHHIAETTRSKGKWKSSRYYCEVLLDKLRVTCTPEEIDVLLSCQDSNGDTAALVAARNGAFRLVHLLLTHCSRAGDLVNKKGETAASITQRANQSDRHIPPPPSSITMGNDHIDGEAAGPINADHQSVAPAQDPSPSTSALLTKIGVIMAEANKKLAVGYGSSKANQPDPDDVANPEALYEQLELDRQKIQQQTADLAAKESKEEHVDAQFERYEQLRSRYESLLEQIQHARLRERIASSTLPTNEDANSTSTDQNKLLTVYQLARRLCSAQKARRAAVKDLAQQTADAGVSTKFDVHRKLVSLATGLKEEELDPMAAELVETLEFDRMNGKGAGGESPEPEPQGSATFSLPGPPVSVDA, encoded by the exons GAGAGCGTTATGCGAAGACGGGGTGATGATTGGATCAATGCAACACATATTCTCAAAGTAGCTGGATTTGACAAGCCAGCGCGAACACGTATACTCGAACGTGAGGTGCAGAAAGGGGTACATGAGAAAGTACAGGGTGGTTATGGTAAATATCAAG GGACATGGATTCCACTTCCCGAAGGCCGGATGCTCGCTGAGCGCAATAATATCATTGATAAGCTAAGACCAATTTTCGACTACGTAGCTGGGGATCGCAGTCCGCCACCTGCTCCAAAACATACATCGGCCGCGTCGAAACCGAGAGCTCAGAAAAATGCAGCCGCTAACCGGAGGGTTGTACATGAGGAGGTTTTCAGTGCGGTTAAGCCGCATCGCAGCATGGGGCCACCCAGTTTCACTCATGAGCAATATGAGATGAACCCCGGgttcgatgaagacgaaTCGATTGAACAAGCAACCCTCGAATCTTCGTCCATGGTCGCAGATGAGGAGATGATGCATATCACACAAAATGGCAACTATCCGCGAAAACGCAAACGAGGCATGAATGAGGTAACCGCGATGTCAATAAGCGAACAGGAACATATACTGTATGGCGACCAGCTCTTGGACTACTTCATGACAGTAGGGGATGCTCCAGAAGCGACACGAATTCCTCCACCGGAGCCGCCGGCCAACTTCCAGGTGGACCGTTCAATAGATGATTCAGGGAACACTGCTCTCCATTGGGCTTGTGCGATGGGTGATCTGGAGATAGTAAAAGATCTGCTACGGAGGGGGGCAGATGTGAAGACACTCTCAGTACATGAAGAAACGCCACTTGTGCGTGCAGTTCTATTTACAAACAACTATGAAAAGAGGACATTTCCGCCGCTCCTGGATTTACTCCTGGACACAGTATCATTCCGAGACTGGTTCGGCGCTACCATATTCCATCACATAGCAGAGACCACTCGAAGCAAAGGCAAATGGAAGAGCTCTCGGTACTATTGTGAAGTACTGCTCGACAAATTACGAGTTACTTGTACGCCAGAGGAAATCGATGTTCTGCTATCCTGCCAAGACTCCAATGGAGACACGGCAGCTTTGGTTGCTGCTCGAAATGGTGCATTTCGCCTGGTTCACTTGCTCCTCACACATTGCTCGCGGGCTGGAGATTTAGTAAATAAGAAGGGCGAAACGGCTGCCAGTATCACTCAACGAGCGAATCAGTCTGACCGACATATCCCACCGCCGCCTTCTTCTATCACGATGGGTAATGACCACATTGATGGGGAAGCTGCTGGCCCAATTAACGCCGATCACCAATCCGTTGCGCCAGCGCAAGACCCCTCCCCTTCCACCTCTGCACTCCTCACTAAGATTGGGGTAATCATGGCCGAGGCGAACAAGAAACTTGCCGTTGGGTACGGGAGCTCCAAGGCCAATCAGCCGGATCCAGACGACGTTGCCAATCCAGAGGCGCTATACGAACAGCTGGAGCTGGATCGGCAGAAGATTCAACAACAAACAGCCGACTTGGCGGcgaaggaaagcaaagaagagcACGTCGATGCACAGTTCGAGCGTTACGAACAGCTGAGGAGTCGCTACGAATCGCTACTGGAACAGATTCAGCACGCCCGCTTAAGGGAGCGGATTGCCTCGTCGACATTACCCACAAACGAGGACGCGAACTCAACATCGACTGATCAGAACAAATTGCTTACCGTCTATCAGTTAGCCCGACGACTGTGTTCGGCGCAAAAAGCACGACGTGCCGCCGTCAAAGATCTCGCCCAACAAACGGCAGATGCGGGTGTTAGCACTAAGTTTGATGTTCATCGGAAGCTCGTGTCACTCGCTACAGGgctgaaagaagaagaactaGATCCCATGGCTGCCGAACTAGTAGAGACCTTGGAGTTTGACCGAATGAACGGAAAAGGTGCAGGGGGCGAGTCCCCCGAGCCAGAACCCCAGGGGTCAGCGACTTTTTCTCTCCCTGGACCTCCCGTGTCTGTCGATGCTTAG